The following are encoded in a window of bacterium genomic DNA:
- a CDS encoding PBP1A family penicillin-binding protein, with protein sequence MLAVGIVGFVVWREVTTDLPPVDQLLSYQPPEATRIFAEDGTLIGEFFVERRYVVPLARLPPHVRNAFVAAEDAEFYRHPGVDPVSVARAFVRNLASKQVVQGGSTITQQVVKTLLLNPERSYERKAKEMILALRLETKLTKDDILYLYVNQIYFGGGAYGVAAAARTYFDADVEDLTIAQAALLAGLPQLPSFYDPQRHPKRAHARKRYVLDRMRKERFITEQQYLDALDETIVVQPRKPATYLAAPWYVEHVRRLLEERYGGTAAAQLGLRVYTAVDLQMQAAAEEALQEGLRDLDRRQGFRGPVRKLEPRKIDAFLAHEAALQSPDDPHRHAVVTAVRTGGLQVRTAWERGEIPASALVWGKRALGTAGFKPGDVLVVTRTAETGDGVARFVLDQDPQVQGAIVSFDTYTGQVKAMVGGYSFGRSQFNRAVQARRQPGSSIKPLLYAAAMDHGFTPASVVVDAPLSFPGGNGKLWTPKNYGGKYYGAVTLRNALQRSLNTVTVRLVDQIGLDYTRQYLDRFGFSKPAPRNLSLALGSHEVTPIELTRAYGVFATLGKRFEPIFITAVTDREGRPIDFGNTRPRFERVMSPATAYIMTSMMESVVQNGTGRRAAELERPAAGKTGTTNDTHDAWFVGFTPELVTGVWIGFDSERSLGPKETGGVAAAPVWTNFMKAALAGRPVVDFPVPDGVSFAQIDPGNGLRAVSGSAQKLEVFAAGSEPTEFTHAPEAVDPDAAIAADPASATAPAPSAESPAGTDGF encoded by the coding sequence GTGCTGGCCGTCGGTATCGTCGGCTTCGTCGTCTGGCGGGAGGTCACGACCGACCTCCCCCCCGTCGACCAGCTCCTGTCCTACCAGCCGCCCGAAGCAACCCGCATCTTCGCGGAGGACGGCACGCTGATCGGCGAGTTCTTCGTCGAGCGGCGCTACGTGGTCCCGCTCGCGCGCCTCCCTCCCCACGTCCGCAACGCCTTCGTCGCCGCCGAGGACGCCGAGTTCTACCGGCATCCGGGCGTCGATCCCGTCAGCGTCGCGCGCGCGTTCGTGCGCAACCTGGCCAGCAAGCAGGTCGTCCAGGGCGGCAGCACGATCACCCAGCAGGTGGTGAAGACGCTGCTCCTCAACCCCGAGCGCAGCTACGAGCGCAAGGCCAAGGAGATGATCCTGGCGCTGCGCCTCGAGACCAAGCTCACGAAGGACGACATCCTCTACCTGTACGTCAACCAGATCTACTTCGGCGGCGGTGCCTACGGCGTCGCGGCGGCGGCGCGCACCTACTTCGACGCCGACGTCGAGGATCTGACGATCGCCCAGGCCGCCCTGCTCGCCGGCCTGCCGCAGCTGCCGAGCTTCTACGATCCGCAGCGCCACCCGAAGCGGGCGCACGCCCGCAAGCGCTACGTCCTCGACCGCATGCGCAAGGAGCGCTTCATCACCGAGCAGCAGTACCTCGACGCGCTCGACGAGACGATCGTCGTCCAGCCGCGCAAGCCGGCCACGTACCTGGCGGCGCCCTGGTACGTCGAGCACGTCCGCCGCCTCCTCGAGGAGCGCTACGGCGGCACGGCGGCGGCGCAGCTCGGGCTGCGCGTCTACACCGCCGTCGACCTCCAGATGCAGGCGGCGGCCGAAGAGGCGCTGCAGGAGGGTCTCCGCGATCTCGACCGCCGCCAGGGCTTCCGCGGGCCGGTCCGCAAGCTCGAGCCGCGCAAGATCGACGCGTTCCTCGCCCACGAAGCGGCGCTCCAGTCGCCCGACGACCCCCACCGCCACGCCGTCGTCACCGCCGTACGCACCGGCGGTCTCCAGGTGCGCACGGCCTGGGAGCGTGGCGAGATCCCCGCGTCGGCGCTCGTCTGGGGCAAGCGGGCGCTCGGCACGGCGGGGTTCAAGCCCGGCGACGTGCTCGTCGTCACGCGCACCGCCGAGACCGGCGACGGCGTCGCGCGCTTCGTGCTCGACCAGGACCCGCAGGTCCAGGGCGCGATCGTCTCCTTCGACACCTACACTGGACAGGTGAAGGCGATGGTCGGGGGCTACTCGTTCGGGCGCAGCCAGTTCAATCGGGCCGTCCAGGCGCGCCGCCAGCCGGGCTCGTCGATCAAGCCGCTGCTGTACGCCGCCGCGATGGACCACGGCTTCACGCCGGCGTCGGTCGTCGTCGACGCCCCGCTCTCCTTCCCGGGCGGCAACGGCAAGCTGTGGACGCCGAAGAATTACGGCGGCAAGTACTACGGTGCGGTCACGCTGCGGAACGCGCTCCAGCGCTCGCTCAACACCGTCACCGTCCGCCTGGTCGACCAGATCGGGCTCGACTACACGCGCCAGTACCTCGACCGCTTCGGCTTCTCGAAGCCGGCGCCGCGCAACCTGTCGCTGGCCCTCGGCAGCCACGAGGTGACGCCGATCGAGCTGACGCGCGCCTACGGCGTGTTCGCGACCCTCGGCAAGCGCTTCGAGCCGATCTTCATCACCGCCGTCACCGACCGTGAGGGCCGGCCGATCGACTTCGGCAACACGCGCCCTCGCTTCGAGCGCGTGATGAGCCCGGCCACGGCCTACATCATGACGAGCATGATGGAGTCGGTGGTCCAGAACGGCACCGGCCGCCGCGCCGCCGAGCTGGAGCGACCCGCCGCGGGCAAGACCGGCACCACCAACGACACGCACGACGCCTGGTTCGTCGGCTTCACCCCGGAGCTGGTGACCGGGGTGTGGATCGGCTTCGACTCGGAGCGCTCGCTCGGCCCGAAGGAGACGGGCGGCGTCGCCGCCGCACCGGTGTGGACGAACTTCATGAAGGCGGCGCTGGCCGGGCGTCCGGTGGTCGACTTCCCCGTTCCCGACGGCGTCTCGTTCGCGCAGATCGATCCCGGCAACGGACTGCGTGCGGTCTCCGGCAGCGCGCAGAAGCTCGAGGTGTTCGCCGCCGGCTCGGAGCCGACCGAGTTCACGCACGCCCCCGAGGCCGTCGACCCCGATGCGGCCATCGCGGCCGATCCGGCGAGCGCCACGGCCCCGGCGCCGAGCGCCGAGTCGCCCGCCGGCACCGACGGCTTCTGA
- a CDS encoding peptidoglycan DD-metalloendopeptidase family protein: MPPVGIKNNNYLNVKNGPDPWMDAHGKPSRTDARGHAVFADPAYGVRAGLRQLRTYFVKHRCRTVLAILSRWAPASDTIGSLPGNPHNNPSQYAVFVSNRMGIAIDQPLELFDEDGNVDDVGQLRRLFAAMAAYEIGGGFEVPEAELTAGLALVDPGAGKTASGPAPAPLADAHDWRIGGSVGRADRAKNDPTDVETVQSMLRSAAMILGDARFDPGSIDGSIAAKSAKSNTVQAIVALQERFMSKPDGVMEPGGRTWQELVRIVGGGVVASGAAAASTGRECFPLAAIPAADWTKDARRFGAARSRDRVHAGSDLYAPAGSTIYAVMDGTVVRGPYAFYAGTFALEIDHGSVLARYGEIQQDTMVRQNDRVVAGQPIARVGHLVGISVPSDMLHLELYDKTAHGPLTVPKASSAIAPDGRAYMRRKDLTNPEPYLERWHRHLPVTAAPVAIPPAAAAGRSADASTPAPPSIPGTGFCLHIRRRREEERTGMGYARTVGDYQCFWNGEPIHDLEGQMVERGGPGDNTPLGVSSHRRIAAGRYPIVIHAGTKYRTYRYAAAGSPLPGLGLIDTGVRTAILVHPAHHAHGYLSSIGCLNPAVGLRDADSRIALDDSRNRVIALIEGMKAKLGDRFPRSGSVPDAVVVIEGEP, from the coding sequence ATGCCCCCAGTCGGAATCAAGAACAACAACTACCTGAACGTGAAGAACGGCCCCGATCCGTGGATGGACGCGCACGGCAAGCCGTCGCGCACCGACGCCCGCGGCCACGCGGTCTTCGCGGATCCGGCGTACGGCGTGCGGGCGGGCCTCCGCCAGCTGCGAACCTACTTCGTGAAGCATCGCTGCCGCACCGTCCTGGCGATCCTGTCCCGCTGGGCGCCGGCCTCCGACACGATCGGCTCACTGCCCGGAAACCCGCACAACAACCCCAGCCAGTACGCCGTCTTCGTCTCGAACCGCATGGGCATTGCGATCGACCAGCCGCTGGAGCTGTTCGACGAGGACGGGAACGTCGACGACGTCGGACAGCTGCGCCGCCTGTTCGCGGCGATGGCTGCGTACGAGATCGGCGGCGGCTTCGAGGTGCCGGAGGCCGAGCTCACCGCGGGGCTTGCGCTCGTCGACCCGGGGGCAGGAAAGACGGCGAGCGGCCCGGCCCCCGCGCCGCTCGCGGATGCCCACGACTGGCGAATCGGCGGCTCCGTCGGGCGCGCCGACCGCGCGAAGAACGACCCTACCGACGTCGAGACCGTCCAGTCGATGCTGCGCAGCGCGGCCATGATCCTCGGCGATGCCCGCTTCGATCCCGGCTCGATCGATGGATCGATCGCGGCGAAGTCGGCGAAGTCGAACACGGTACAGGCGATCGTGGCCCTGCAGGAGCGGTTCATGTCGAAGCCGGACGGGGTGATGGAGCCCGGCGGGCGCACATGGCAGGAGCTCGTCCGCATCGTCGGCGGCGGCGTGGTGGCGTCGGGCGCGGCGGCGGCGAGCACCGGGCGGGAGTGCTTCCCCCTCGCCGCGATACCGGCCGCGGACTGGACGAAGGACGCACGCCGCTTCGGCGCCGCCCGCTCGAGGGATCGCGTGCACGCAGGCAGCGATCTGTACGCTCCGGCCGGCTCGACGATCTACGCGGTCATGGACGGCACCGTCGTGCGCGGCCCGTACGCCTTCTACGCCGGGACGTTCGCGCTCGAGATCGACCACGGGAGCGTCCTCGCCCGCTACGGCGAGATCCAGCAGGACACGATGGTACGGCAGAACGATCGCGTCGTCGCGGGGCAGCCGATCGCGCGTGTCGGACACCTCGTAGGTATCTCGGTCCCGAGCGACATGCTGCACCTCGAGCTCTACGACAAGACGGCGCACGGTCCCCTGACGGTGCCGAAGGCGAGCAGCGCGATCGCGCCCGACGGGCGCGCCTACATGCGTCGCAAAGACCTCACCAACCCCGAGCCGTACCTGGAGCGCTGGCACCGGCATCTGCCCGTGACGGCCGCGCCCGTGGCCATCCCTCCCGCCGCCGCAGCCGGGCGCAGCGCGGACGCATCCACACCGGCACCGCCGAGCATCCCCGGCACGGGCTTCTGTCTCCACATACGCCGCCGGCGTGAGGAGGAGCGCACCGGCATGGGCTACGCGCGTACCGTCGGCGACTACCAGTGCTTCTGGAACGGCGAGCCGATTCACGACCTCGAGGGCCAGATGGTCGAGCGGGGCGGCCCCGGTGACAACACCCCGCTCGGCGTGTCGAGCCATCGCCGCATCGCCGCGGGCCGCTACCCGATCGTGATCCACGCCGGCACGAAGTACCGGACCTATCGCTACGCGGCGGCGGGCTCGCCCCTACCGGGTCTCGGATTGATCGATACCGGAGTACGCACCGCGATCCTCGTGCATCCGGCACATCACGCACACGGCTACCTGTCGAGCATCGGCTGCCTCAATCCGGCCGTCGGCCTGCGCGACGCCGACTCCCGCATCGCGCTCGACGACAGCCGCAACCGCGTGATCGCACTGATCGAAGGCATGAAGGCGAAGCTCGGCGATCGCTTCCCGCGCAGCGGCTCCGTACCCGACGCCGTGGTGGTGATCGAAGGCGAGCCGTAG
- a CDS encoding histone deacetylase: MAGGTGLVFDDRMLAHDPGRGHPERPDRLRVLHDHLRDAHGFVRLHARPATEAEIAQVHTPALVDRVAATAGRAHTMFDPDTHASARSWEAARLATGGLLELCDAVVDGAVDNGMALVRPPGHHAERDRAMGFCFFNNVAIAATHLRRRGLERVVVIDWDLHHGNGTQHLFEADPDVLYVSTHQWPWYPGTGAADEVGSGAGAGRTLNLPLSAGFGDAELARAFREAVLPVCRQFRPDFVLVSAGFDCDLRDPLGGLAVTPGGIAAMAGVCRQIAEETAGGRIAAVLEGGYALDALVDGVDTVLGVLRGNASRAALATGDPYRFDPVLERVRAAHAPYWDF, translated from the coding sequence ATGGCCGGCGGTACGGGGCTCGTGTTCGACGATCGCATGCTCGCGCACGACCCCGGCCGCGGACATCCGGAGCGTCCCGACCGCCTGCGCGTCCTGCACGATCACCTGCGCGACGCGCATGGTTTCGTACGTCTGCACGCGCGCCCGGCGACCGAAGCCGAGATAGCGCAGGTGCACACGCCGGCGCTCGTCGACCGCGTCGCAGCCACGGCCGGGCGAGCGCACACGATGTTCGATCCCGACACGCACGCGTCGGCCCGGTCGTGGGAGGCCGCGCGTCTCGCCACCGGCGGGCTGCTCGAGCTGTGCGACGCCGTGGTCGACGGCGCCGTCGACAACGGCATGGCCCTGGTACGGCCGCCCGGACACCATGCGGAGCGCGATCGGGCCATGGGTTTCTGCTTCTTCAACAACGTCGCCATCGCGGCGACGCACCTCCGCCGCCGCGGCCTCGAGCGCGTGGTGGTGATCGACTGGGATCTCCACCACGGCAACGGCACGCAGCATCTCTTCGAAGCCGACCCCGACGTCCTCTACGTCTCCACGCACCAGTGGCCGTGGTACCCGGGCACGGGGGCGGCCGACGAGGTGGGCAGCGGCGCGGGGGCGGGACGCACGCTGAACCTGCCGCTGTCCGCCGGCTTCGGCGACGCCGAGCTCGCCCGCGCCTTTCGCGAGGCGGTCCTGCCGGTGTGCCGGCAGTTCCGCCCCGACTTCGTGCTCGTCTCCGCCGGCTTCGACTGCGACCTGCGCGATCCCCTGGGCGGGCTCGCGGTCACACCGGGCGGCATCGCCGCGATGGCGGGGGTCTGTCGCCAGATCGCCGAGGAGACGGCGGGCGGCCGCATCGCCGCCGTGCTGGAGGGCGGCTACGCCCTCGACGCGCTCGTCGACGGCGTCGACACGGTGCTCGGCGTGCTGCGCGGCAACGCGTCCCGCGCGGCGCTCGCGACCGGCGATCCGTATCGCTTCGACCCGGTGCTCGAGCGCGTGCGCGCGGCCCACGCGCCGTACTGGGACTTCTAG
- the tatB gene encoding Sec-independent protein translocase protein TatB: protein MFGIGMPELIVILVVALVVLGPKRLPEVARTLGKAMSEFRRQSSEIMDEFQAQARIDDEEKRRRTRPKPPSGPPPGTMAKGAAAAPAEQPESATAATPPADTPEPGTA, encoded by the coding sequence ATGTTCGGCATCGGCATGCCCGAGCTGATCGTGATCCTGGTGGTCGCGCTCGTCGTGCTCGGGCCGAAGCGCCTCCCCGAAGTGGCGCGCACGCTCGGCAAGGCCATGTCCGAGTTCCGCCGCCAGTCGTCGGAGATCATGGACGAGTTCCAGGCGCAGGCGCGCATCGACGACGAGGAGAAGCGCCGGCGCACGCGCCCGAAGCCGCCGAGCGGCCCGCCTCCGGGTACCATGGCGAAGGGCGCCGCCGCCGCGCCCGCCGAGCAGCCCGAGTCCGCGACGGCGGCGACTCCGCCCGCCGACACCCCCGAGCCGGGCACGGCCTGA
- the tatC gene encoding twin-arginine translocase subunit TatC, whose amino-acid sequence MPLTAHLEELRTRLIRIMIGAFIGFGVCYGFSEHLVAFLTEPLTALAPQDAIVIGTGVTDAFFTKLKVSFIGGIFVASPWVFFQLWAFVAPGMYEKEKRIALPFSFAATVFFVAGAAFCYQLVLPVAFSFFLNEFGSVGIAPQIRITEYLTFVSRMLLAFGVTFELPVVTFFLARIGLVTHQTLIAYTRYAIVAIFIVAALLTPGPDIASQLLMATPLLVLYGLSIGVAYVFGKPRPPESESDEEDDEDDPDDDRDEDDDEQDESDDDEPRGVAPAR is encoded by the coding sequence ATGCCGCTCACCGCACACCTGGAGGAGCTGCGGACCCGGCTGATCCGCATCATGATCGGCGCCTTCATCGGCTTCGGCGTCTGCTACGGCTTCTCCGAGCACCTGGTCGCGTTCCTCACCGAGCCCCTGACGGCGCTGGCGCCGCAGGACGCGATCGTCATCGGCACCGGCGTCACCGACGCCTTCTTCACCAAGCTGAAGGTGTCGTTCATCGGCGGCATCTTCGTCGCCAGCCCTTGGGTCTTCTTCCAGCTCTGGGCGTTCGTCGCCCCCGGCATGTACGAGAAGGAGAAGCGCATCGCGCTGCCCTTCTCGTTCGCGGCCACGGTCTTCTTCGTCGCCGGCGCGGCGTTCTGCTACCAGCTCGTGCTTCCCGTCGCCTTCTCGTTCTTCCTGAACGAGTTCGGCTCGGTCGGGATCGCGCCGCAGATCCGCATCACCGAGTACCTGACGTTCGTCTCGCGCATGCTCCTCGCCTTCGGCGTCACCTTCGAGCTGCCGGTGGTGACGTTCTTCCTCGCCCGCATCGGCCTCGTCACCCACCAGACCCTGATCGCCTACACCCGCTACGCCATCGTCGCGATCTTCATCGTCGCCGCCCTCCTCACGCCCGGCCCCGACATCGCCTCCCAGCTCCTGATGGCGACTCCCCTCCTCGTCCTCTACGGCCTCAGCATCGGTGTGGCCTACGTCTTCGGCAAGCCCAGACCGCCCGAATCCGAATCCGACGAAGAAGACGACGAAGACGACCCCGACGACGACCGGGACGAGGACGACGACGAGCAGGACGAGAGCGACGACGACGAGCCCCGCGGCGTCGCGCCCGCCCGCTAG
- a CDS encoding ferritin-like domain-containing protein, which translates to MASHQIPLPPQGRIEPIPAASDTVFNWEYDCRREALNNLYEKGKRLQWNATTDIDWTIDVDPEQFPEFFPPEAFNAMLNPPRPLTLAELKRMRVHQLGWMLSQFMHGEQGALLATAQIVETVPWTEAKFYAASQVADEARHVEVYRRYLTEKLPFAFPVNPHLHTLLGQIVRESRWDMTYLGMQIMVEGLALAAFGMMHMMNPHERLLHQITNYVIRDEARHVAFGVLSLEEVYRDMTSSELRQREDLVIEAAHLMRDRLLMHEVWERLGFDVDQWVQWSLETPFMGGFRQLLFSKIVPNLRRLGLLTPRVREAFEKIGVLHFETLPDSTEDEGVTMPASLASFIAGVSGASASTPG; encoded by the coding sequence ATGGCGTCGCATCAGATCCCGCTTCCCCCGCAGGGCCGCATCGAGCCCATCCCCGCCGCGTCCGACACGGTCTTCAACTGGGAGTACGACTGTCGGCGCGAGGCGCTGAACAACCTCTACGAGAAGGGGAAGCGTCTCCAATGGAACGCGACCACCGACATCGACTGGACGATCGACGTCGATCCCGAGCAGTTCCCCGAGTTCTTCCCGCCCGAGGCGTTCAACGCGATGCTGAACCCGCCGCGCCCGCTCACGCTCGCCGAGCTGAAACGGATGCGCGTCCACCAGCTCGGCTGGATGCTCTCGCAGTTCATGCACGGTGAGCAGGGCGCGCTCCTCGCCACCGCGCAGATCGTCGAGACCGTGCCCTGGACGGAGGCCAAGTTCTACGCCGCCAGCCAGGTGGCGGACGAGGCGCGCCACGTCGAGGTGTATCGCCGCTACCTCACCGAGAAGCTGCCGTTCGCGTTCCCGGTGAACCCGCACCTGCACACGCTGCTCGGGCAGATCGTGCGCGAGTCGCGCTGGGACATGACCTACCTCGGCATGCAGATCATGGTCGAAGGCCTCGCGCTGGCGGCATTCGGCATGATGCATATGATGAACCCGCACGAGCGCCTGCTGCACCAGATCACGAACTACGTGATCCGCGACGAGGCCCGGCACGTCGCCTTCGGCGTGCTGTCGCTGGAGGAGGTCTACAGGGACATGACCTCCTCCGAGCTGCGCCAGCGCGAGGATCTCGTCATCGAGGCGGCTCACCTCATGCGTGACCGCCTGCTCATGCACGAGGTGTGGGAGCGGCTCGGCTTCGACGTCGACCAGTGGGTGCAGTGGTCGCTCGAGACCCCGTTCATGGGCGGGTTTCGGCAGCTGCTCTTCTCGAAGATCGTACCCAACCTGCGGCGGCTCGGGCTGCTGACGCCGCGGGTGCGCGAGGCGTTCGAGAAGATCGGGGTGCTGCACTTCGAGACCTTGCCGGACTCGACGGAGGACGAGGGCGTGACGATGCCGGCGTCTCTGGCGTCGTTCATCGCCGGGGTCTCCGGGGCTTCGGCTTCGACGCCGGGGTGA
- a CDS encoding DUF4911 domain-containing protein — protein sequence MDSSDIFAVYLRVPRHEIAYVKFIFESYEDLAVCRTLDPRLATIAIIAAPDFAAQVERVTSALEAEGVCVRIPRPEGEAGDVLGPDPVG from the coding sequence ATGGACTCGTCCGATATCTTCGCCGTGTATCTGCGCGTCCCGCGCCACGAGATCGCCTACGTGAAGTTCATCTTCGAGTCCTACGAGGACCTCGCCGTCTGCCGCACGCTCGATCCGCGGCTGGCGACCATCGCGATCATCGCAGCACCCGACTTCGCCGCCCAGGTGGAGCGGGTCACGTCCGCGCTCGAGGCCGAGGGGGTCTGCGTGCGCATTCCACGTCCGGAGGGCGAGGCGGGTGACGTCCTCGGTCCGGACCCCGTCGGCTGA
- a CDS encoding ribonuclease Z, with protein sequence MRARLLNGQTGDPALLVGLRWQGRALLVDLGRIDRTPGAVLLPIEAVFVSHAHMDHFMGFDQLLRIFLARESHLRLYGPEGIADCVHGKLHGYTWNLTDEYAFTIDVTEIGADTMTTTRFAAARRFAREPLGTAPFDGVCFRDAIVTVEAAPLDHKIVSMGYAVTERTHLNVRPEALEAEGLRPGPWLNVLKSAVRGDAPDDMPIEVAPGDRRTVADLRATLLTVTPGQKIAYVVDTLFSPPNAARIVRLARGADVFFCESPFLDADIDQASKRYHLTARQAGALARAAGAKRLQVFHFSPRYEGRYGELVAEAQAEYAGRQMRYAQLDGRDAPLP encoded by the coding sequence CTGCGCGCGCGCCTGCTGAACGGGCAGACGGGCGACCCCGCCCTCCTCGTCGGCCTGCGCTGGCAGGGCCGCGCGCTCCTCGTCGACCTCGGCCGCATCGACCGCACCCCCGGCGCCGTCCTCTTGCCCATCGAAGCGGTCTTCGTCTCGCACGCCCACATGGACCACTTCATGGGGTTCGACCAGCTGCTGCGCATCTTCCTCGCGCGCGAGTCGCACCTGCGTCTCTACGGCCCCGAGGGCATCGCGGACTGCGTCCACGGCAAGCTGCACGGCTACACCTGGAACCTGACGGACGAGTACGCCTTCACCATCGACGTCACCGAGATCGGCGCCGACACGATGACGACGACGCGCTTCGCGGCGGCGCGCCGCTTCGCGCGCGAGCCGCTCGGCACGGCGCCGTTCGACGGCGTCTGCTTCCGGGACGCGATCGTCACCGTCGAGGCCGCCCCGCTCGACCACAAGATCGTCTCCATGGGGTATGCGGTCACCGAGCGCACGCACCTGAACGTCCGTCCCGAGGCGCTCGAGGCGGAGGGGCTCCGCCCCGGGCCGTGGCTGAACGTCCTCAAGAGCGCCGTGCGCGGCGACGCCCCGGACGACATGCCGATCGAGGTGGCCCCCGGCGACCGCCGCACGGTCGCCGACCTGCGCGCGACCCTGCTGACGGTCACGCCGGGCCAGAAGATCGCCTACGTCGTCGACACCCTCTTCTCGCCGCCCAACGCCGCCCGGATCGTCCGCCTGGCCCGCGGCGCCGACGTGTTCTTCTGCGAGTCGCCCTTCCTCGACGCCGACATCGACCAAGCCAGCAAGCGCTACCATCTGACCGCACGCCAGGCAGGGGCGCTCGCCCGCGCCGCCGGCGCGAAGCGGCTCCAGGTGTTCCACTTCTCGCCCCGCTACGAGGGCCGCTACGGCGAGCTGGTGGCCGAGGCGCAGGCGGAGTACGCCGGGCGGCAGATGCGCTATGCCCAGCTGGACGGACGAGACGCGCCGCTTCCTTGA
- a CDS encoding TIGR03668 family PPOX class F420-dependent oxidoreductase: MPSWTDETRRFLEAHRIGHLATAGADGAPHVVPVCYALDDAAVYFVADLKPKRGPARTLARLRNLRENPRAALVVDDYDDAWARLAWVMVRGPAATLHDAAAHGDALARLRARYPQYRAMALDDPDAHPIVRIVAAHVTSWSVDGALRSY; encoded by the coding sequence ATGCCCAGCTGGACGGACGAGACGCGCCGCTTCCTTGAGGCGCACCGGATCGGGCACCTCGCGACCGCCGGTGCGGACGGCGCACCGCACGTCGTCCCCGTCTGCTATGCGCTCGACGACGCCGCCGTCTACTTCGTCGCCGACCTGAAGCCGAAGCGCGGCCCCGCCCGCACGCTCGCGCGGCTGCGCAATCTCCGGGAGAACCCGCGCGCCGCGCTCGTCGTCGACGACTACGACGACGCCTGGGCGCGGCTCGCCTGGGTGATGGTGCGCGGCCCGGCGGCGACGCTGCACGACGCGGCGGCGCATGGCGACGCCCTCGCACGCCTGCGCGCGCGCTATCCCCAGTACCGCGCGATGGCGCTCGACGACCCGGATGCGCACCCGATCGTGCGCATCGTCGCAGCGCACGTGACGTCGTGGAGTGTGGACGGCGCTTTGCGGTCATACTAG
- a CDS encoding site-2 protease family protein, with amino-acid sequence MGLDLERVLLWYGAFLASTVLHEAAHAWVAFRLGDPTAYHGGQVSLDPRAHVRREPIGTVVVPLLSLAGGGMMLGWASAPYDPVWAMRSPRRAAAMALAGPLANLLLVLLAAIAIRAGVAAGVFGPPAALAPAGLAVGHGAWAAAATLLSVLFTLNLTLAVLNLLPVPPLDGGGAVPLLLPEEAGRTWRRLTLGSPVFAALGLLLAFQVVGPAMRRLFLAAANLLWSGTAAYG; translated from the coding sequence GTGGGACTCGATCTCGAGCGCGTGCTCCTGTGGTACGGCGCCTTCCTCGCCTCGACCGTGCTGCACGAGGCGGCGCACGCCTGGGTCGCCTTCCGCCTCGGCGATCCCACCGCCTACCACGGCGGTCAGGTGAGCCTCGATCCGCGAGCGCACGTGCGTCGCGAGCCGATCGGCACGGTCGTGGTGCCGCTGCTCTCCCTCGCCGGCGGCGGCATGATGCTCGGCTGGGCGAGTGCGCCCTACGATCCCGTCTGGGCCATGCGCTCGCCGCGGCGTGCGGCCGCCATGGCGCTCGCGGGGCCGCTCGCGAACCTGCTCCTCGTGCTGCTCGCCGCCATCGCGATCCGCGCCGGCGTCGCCGCCGGCGTCTTCGGCCCGCCCGCGGCACTGGCGCCGGCCGGGCTCGCCGTCGGCCACGGCGCCTGGGCCGCGGCGGCGACGCTGCTGAGCGTCCTCTTCACCCTCAACCTGACGCTCGCGGTGCTGAACCTGCTGCCGGTGCCGCCGCTCGACGGCGGCGGCGCCGTGCCGCTGCTGCTGCCCGAGGAGGCCGGCCGCACCTGGCGGCGGCTCACTCTCGGCAGCCCGGTGTTCGCCGCGCTCGGCCTGCTCCTCGCCTTCCAGGTGGTCGGCCCGGCGATGCGACGGCTGTTCCTCGCCGCCGCCAACCTGCTCTGGAGCGGGACCGCCGCCTACGGCTGA